GAGGTGCAGGCACTTAGTAGAAAGGCGCCAACTATAATAATAAATAGACAGGAAATTTTTTTAAATAGTTTCATATTTTCCTCTTCCTTGCTATCTAATCAATATTCTCTACGATAAAGGGACTTTTATAAGTTGAATTCTTTGACTTGCTTCCTTCTAATGATAGTATGAGTGGATAATAAATTCTTCACTTCTTCAACACTAGATCGACTATTTAAATTCGAGTAAGTTACACTAGATTGAGTAAAAATTGTATTTTTTCACACTTTTCTCTTATAATTAACTGTAACTCACCGCACTCTAGCATCTACAACCTCTGCGATATAAAATACTCTCATCAAATAAATTTGCTCAAATCGTCAAATGAATAATCTTTATAGATTTGATTTGGTTTAAGTACAGAATCAGTTGTAACAGGCAAGTTTTCCAGTAATGTTTCCGCATTTAGTCCTTGTGGTAAGGAAATCAATTCTTCAGTCATGTTTTCCTGTCTATGCGCAGTAAATAGAAACTCCCCTTTTTCCCAATCTATTGCAAAATTATTCATCACTTCAGATTTGGATATGTCTAACAATTCTTTCTGCTGTGCTATAAAGTTTTCATAGATAAATTCATAAAGTGCTTCTTTGTCTATTTTCACAACTCTAAGTGTGTTGGCATCCATTGATTTTCATACTCCTTTTAAAGCGTGACCCAATTATTGTTTTAACATAAATTGACTTGATAACTAAAATTACAATAGCTCGACTTCAATACCAGCCGCATCGAAGATTTCTTTCACGCTATCAAAATTGCTGCTTAAAATAGTTGATTCTTTCAAGTTTGGAAATTGTTGCAGTTCGGATAAACTGAGCTCATTCAAATCAAATGTTTCATCCTCTCCATCCCATTGTGGAATGATATTCATATAAATCTCATTTCCACCATCCATGTAAATTTCTTTGACCTCTTCAGCATATTTCTTAGGAATAGATAATGCTTCAAAATACTCAAGAGCAGGCCTTATAACTTCCATGCTTTCAGTATCAATCTCTTCTTCACTGTATTGATCAGCAAAAGTATATATATCAAAGGATGGTTTCAATACTTGTAAATCGTACATTAAGACCTGAATGACGGTCAATTTAAAATTCAAATGATCAAAATGGAGGATTTGTCCAGAATCCACCTTTGTTTCATCATTTTCTAAATCAAGTTTCTTTTCAGAAACAGTCTGATTTTCTTTAACCTTGTCATGCGACTCCTGATTGAACCGCTTGTTTCTTTTTCGCTTAAAAAAATTAAACATGATTTCTCCTTACTAAGTTTCATCTAAATAAATTTTTACTTTGAGGTATTCCTTGTCTTTAGCATCGGCAAAGACCTCAGAGTTTCGAATATAGTCAAAGATATTCTCATCAGGATCTTCGTCCCATATAGACTCTCTAAACTCTGCATTCTCACTAGTCGGCTTATAGAAAATATCTAAATGGACTTGATAAAATTCTTCATCGTCATTAGGAGCCTGTCGAACCAAGGACATTTGGTCAGTGATCTTTTCTTTTAAAGATTGGACTAGATGGTTCATCGTTCTCTTTTTTCTAAGAGTTTGCCTCTGGTATTTCCTTTATTATACTACATAAATAGAAAAAAGACTAAAACGAATGGTCCCCCATCATTACAGTCTTTTTAATCATATTTTTTATTGAATGACAAATCCTTTTGGCAAAATCACCAGTTGCTGTTCTAGTTCTTGGCAATGACTTGCTAACGCTACAGCATCAATATCTACAAGATAGTTTTCAGCTGATTGGTTAAAAATAGCTTGGATTTTTTGTCCATCATAATTCCATTCGAGAGCAAGCACGTCCGACTTGATTTCTTTCAGGTTGTAGGTTCCATGTTGAATAATGTCCGCAACTCCTTTACGAAGCTGAATCAACTTCTTCATGAAATCGAGCATGTCAGTGCTATCGGAAACACGTTCCCAAGGCATAACGCGACGACAATCTGGGTCTGGTCCTCCATTTAACTCCAACTCCGTTCCATAGTAGAAACATGGTGTGCCTCTTTGTAAAAAGAGGCAGGCTAGGGCAGACTTAACCAGTTGGCTATCTCCCTTGGCAGTAGCCAAAATACGCTCCGTATCATGCGAATCCAAAAGATTGAACATCACTTCCGAAATCTGTTGTCTATAGTACATAGACTGGCTATTGATCTCATTGATGAATTGATGTGTTTTCTTAGTCCTTCGCAAGAAATAATCCTTGATGCTGTCGGAGAGAGGATAGTTCATGACTGCGTGGAACTCATCACCATTTAGCCAAGGCTGAGAAGTGTGCCAGACCTCTCCAAGAATATAAAGGTCAGGTTTTTTAGCCAAGACAGCCTTACGGAAATCTCGCCAAAATTGGTGGTCGACTTCATTTGCCACATCTAAGCGCCAAGCATCGATATCAAACTCTTCAATCCAGTAGATCGCAACGCTCAATAGATAGTCTCTTACTTGAGGATTTGCCGTATTGAGCTTAGGCATATAGCTCTCAAAGGCAAAGGTGTGATAAGGGAGTTTTCTCGGATTACCTAGCTTATCCTTGGTCACTGGAAACTCTTGAACATGGAACCAGTCTTTGTAAACTGAATCTTCACCATGTTTGAGAACATCCTGCCACTGTGGAGATTGGTCTCCGATATGGTTGAAAACAGCGTCCAGCATGATTTTCATGCCTCTCTGATGGGCTTGATCCACCAGTTGACGGAAGGATTCCTTGTCTCCAAAATGACGGTCAATTTCAAAATAATCCGTCGTATTGTACTTGTGATTGCTTGGAGATTCAAAAATCGGACAGAGATAAAGTCCTGTAATCCCTAAGTCCTGCAAGTAATCCAGATGATCAATAATACCCTGTAAATCCCCACCAAAGAAATCCTTACTTTTAGGTGTGATAGACGAGTCCCAAGCTAGCGCCCCTTCTGGTGAAATTTCAGGATTGCCATTTGCAAATCTTTCTGGGAAAATCTGGTACCATACCGTTTCAGCCACCCAGTCAGGAACATAGCAAGCATCAATCTCATGGATATAAGGAATTTTAAAGCCGTTTCCCTCGTAATGAAGGTTGTCTACTGTATTTTCAACACATCCCTTATCGCCATACAAAATACTCTGACCTTGCTTATTCTTGAGTTCAAAGAGATACTGGAGTCGGGCATAGCCAACTGTAACTTCCACTTGCCAGTAATCAAATATGGCATCGGAGGTGACTTTGGTCATCTCCTTGCTTGCTTCATAATGGTCCTCTATAAAGATAAAAGGATCTCCATAATGCAAGTTGATGCTTTCAATATCATCTTTCTTGGTCCGGATACGAATGTGCATTGTCTTATCTTTATAAAGATAAGCATACTCCGACTCTGGTCTATGGTAAATGGCTGTTAATTCCATTGTTTTGTCTCCTAATTTACTTTAATTCACTTATACCGCAAACGTTTTCACAATCGTGGTTCTAGTATACTACTTTAAAATTTTATTTGCAAGTTATTCTTCTTGGTTAATACCGAGAACCTTTTCATATGTAAAGAAAAGGTTCTCATTTTTGCATATTTTCCTACACACTCAACAGTTCATTAATATTGCGTCAATACTTTTTTGGTCAACTATCTTATGCACAAAACCTGCTTTTTATTAACTACCTTATGATTATATCATTGCCTACTATGAAGGTTTGTCTATTCATTAGTTTCTGTGCAAATGCCCAAGCTTTTTCTTCTGTGTCATTACTATTTTTAGGAGTTGACCAAACTTTTCTCATCTGTTCAATTCTGAAACTCTTATCAGCACTTCTCCCATCTTCATTGTAAATATATGCCTCTAAGCCCCAAATCCATAGTATGAAGTCCCATACATTGTAATTAATCTTTTTAGGGATTTCTATATTGGTATATTCACAAACCTTTAAAGAGTTTTTTCTATCACCTATAACATATAGCCGATATGCTAGCTCACACAAGTTGGTAACATCAGCACTTCTCATTAATGAAGACTTCGTGATTAATCTCTTACAAAGATTGGTGATTTTCTGATCTGTATGATCCATCATAACTTCTTCAAATAACATATTTCCGTCCTCCAGTATTCTTAAACATTCCAATTTAATTGATCAAATAATTACTAATAGTATATCCTTTTTAAAGAAAGCTATAGAATCTTTGCTACTTTCATCAATCTTCGTAAACTGTTTCTGAATTTTTTACATCTAATTATATTATGATTTCGTGCGATGGCTCAAGCTCTTAGGCGATTATCACACGCTAAAAAAGAGACACAACAATTGGATTAATAGCCAAAGACTGTGTATTGTTTGTTAAACTATTTTGATATGTCTGCAAGGGGGCAATACTTAGATTCTTTATCCTTTAGCCAATCCCCAATCAGTTTATTTAGATAAATTTTATTCACATGAATCCAATCAATCTCTTCTTTTCCATTTTTGTAGTCATAACATCTGAAAATCAATTCATTTCCTGTCTGATATAGTGAATTCATCCCACAATAATCTCCATGGCAGGTATCGATGTTATCTTCAATTATTAACTGATCAACTAACTCCAGTGTATTTAATTTGAACACATACCATCGTTCTTCCGTTGTACAAAATATACCAAATGAATCGTTAATTTGCCAAACATTTGATAAGGCATCATTTCCAAATACAGAGTAGCTTTGGCTAAACTTTATCTGAAAATCATGATTGGATATTTTGTAAAAGTCAGCTGTATAAAAATCCACCATCAAAGAATCTTCCTCATCAATACCGAAAGTATATGTCAGATTCTTAGGAAATGTATGTGTTATTGTTAGCTTATTTTTAAGAAATGCCAGGCAATAATCTTGAGAACCATCCTGTCCCGCCGTCAATGATACAATTATTCTATGTTCATCAGGCAAGCTCACAAAAGTTATCTCCGAATCAAGAAAGTCATCTTCCAGATCTATATGGGTAGTCCGATTCTTATTATTGTTCATAACCACAATCCGAATCACTTTCTCACTTTTTCGATAAGCAAACCAAATTAAACTTTTTGCATACGATTCGTGCCATCCAAGTAGAGTAGCTTCTTCGGCTACTTTACACCCGAATTCTATACTATCTTGCTTATTCTCTTCTATCAAAAAATTTTCTTTACTTTTTGTATAATGACGAAGATAAATCACTTTTAATCACCTCCATAAGGTATGTGAAACTCATTTTTCAGTAAACCATAGGTATTTTATTACATTCACAGACTCTTTTATAAGCAAACTAAACTTTTAGATGTCTTTCCAGCCATTCTATCTTCTTAAAATCTTTATTGCTATTTTGATTGTTTCGATAGGAGTCTTGAGAAGAAACTTTGTAAATACTTAGATACTGTTCCAGACTTGGAACACGAAAAGTGATGTTCTCAAGATGAATAAGCTCTATATCCGATTCCGAAACTCCTGCAAAATCAGGTAAGGAATCGATACTTCCATATTCCACACTCACGCCCTCCTTTTGGAATTCATGCTCATGAAGATCTATTAAGGTGTAGCCTAAGTGGTTCATCACTTTCATTATCTTGTCCCAGTCATAAATCCTGAGATGATCAGGCGCTTCCCATCCTCTAGGATCTCCAGGGACATGAATGTCAATGTCAGATGGCTCCCATTCTTCATTTGAACGGTATTCAAATCCCAAAGAACCCATCAGTGTCGGTGTAATTCCGACTTGGTTTAAATGGAAACAAATGGTTTTAAATTCTTCAAATAATAGACTCATGTTTACTCTAAACCTCAAATGTTAATTTCATCTAAATGTTCGTTATTTCTACTTTATTATATTAAAAATCTTCAATAATCTCAATTCGAAAAACAAGTCATAGAATCTAAGTAAAAAGATGAATCGCTTGCCTTGATAGTTAAAAATCAGCAAATATAAAAGATTTGCTGATTCGACATTATTTTTTGCAATTATAGAACCAGAGAATTGTGGCTTTTATTCTAAGGCCTTGTTTTAGGCTTCTTCTGCTTATGAAACGATTGGCTAGCTAGATTATATCGTCGGCAGCTACTACACTGCACATACAACGGCTTCAAAGGATATAAAATCTGTAATTCTTTCCTTTCGAATATAAATTGATTCATTTTTTGTCACATTTTTTCTAAACTGAGTGACTACCTGTTAAATTACAGAAAATTGTTGTTTGATTTCAGACAGTTCTTGTAACTTTCTTTCCAAAACCACTGGATTCATTCCATTTTGAACTGCAATTTCATAATACTTATCAAACTCAGGATGATTATTTTGTTTTACAACTGCTAAAAGTTCTGCAAAATATCCCCAAACATTATTATAGCTCCTTGTTGAAGTATAATCTTCTCTTTTCGGCATCCACTGCAGTTTTACAAAATATTTGTAAAGTATCTTGCTCCATGTTTCTATATCATCGTCATAGCAAAAAAACTTATTTTCAAACAAACTGCCGAAACGCTTATCCCAAAATTTTACATTATCAGGTAAATACCATGTATTACGGGTGTCACGACATATCAATTCTATTGCTATTTTTTCAAGTATTACAGCCGGATCTCCACCTACACAGTCATAACTTCCAGCAACCATGCTTTGTGCGGCTTCTTCTTTTAATTCTTCATAAGCTGTGCTGCTATCAAGCAAGACCAAGGCAATTTTGGCACGGTGACCGAATGCTTTTACTGCACTCAATATTCGATACTTCTCAATTTGGTTCATAGTTCCTCCAGCAATTATTTTTCCTTATGTTGATTCGTCTTTTTGTAACAATTCCTTATACAGATGTCACAATCCCTCTCTAAGATTAATTTCTCTTAGTTGTTTTTTATTTCCTATTTGCTGAATAAAATTATTTTCTTGATTGA
Above is a window of Streptococcus oralis subsp. dentisani DNA encoding:
- a CDS encoding DUF6892 domain-containing protein translates to MFNFFKRKRNKRFNQESHDKVKENQTVSEKKLDLENDETKVDSGQILHFDHLNFKLTVIQVLMYDLQVLKPSFDIYTFADQYSEEEIDTESMEVIRPALEYFEALSIPKKYAEEVKEIYMDGGNEIYMNIIPQWDGEDETFDLNELSLSELQQFPNLKESTILSSNFDSVKEIFDAAGIEVELL
- a CDS encoding glycoside hydrolase family 13 protein, which encodes MELTAIYHRPESEYAYLYKDKTMHIRIRTKKDDIESINLHYGDPFIFIEDHYEASKEMTKVTSDAIFDYWQVEVTVGYARLQYLFELKNKQGQSILYGDKGCVENTVDNLHYEGNGFKIPYIHEIDACYVPDWVAETVWYQIFPERFANGNPEISPEGALAWDSSITPKSKDFFGGDLQGIIDHLDYLQDLGITGLYLCPIFESPSNHKYNTTDYFEIDRHFGDKESFRQLVDQAHQRGMKIMLDAVFNHIGDQSPQWQDVLKHGEDSVYKDWFHVQEFPVTKDKLGNPRKLPYHTFAFESYMPKLNTANPQVRDYLLSVAIYWIEEFDIDAWRLDVANEVDHQFWRDFRKAVLAKKPDLYILGEVWHTSQPWLNGDEFHAVMNYPLSDSIKDYFLRRTKKTHQFINEINSQSMYYRQQISEVMFNLLDSHDTERILATAKGDSQLVKSALACLFLQRGTPCFYYGTELELNGGPDPDCRRVMPWERVSDSTDMLDFMKKLIQLRKGVADIIQHGTYNLKEIKSDVLALEWNYDGQKIQAIFNQSAENYLVDIDAVALASHCQELEQQLVILPKGFVIQ
- a CDS encoding DUF6707 family protein, with translation MLFEEVMMDHTDQKITNLCKRLITKSSLMRSADVTNLCELAYRLYVIGDRKNSLKVCEYTNIEIPKKINYNVWDFILWIWGLEAYIYNEDGRSADKSFRIEQMRKVWSTPKNSNDTEEKAWAFAQKLMNRQTFIVGNDIIIR